In the genome of Phacochoerus africanus isolate WHEZ1 chromosome 5, ROS_Pafr_v1, whole genome shotgun sequence, the window CGCTTCTCCTCCCGGCGCTtgcgctcctcctcctcccgcttCGCCCTGAGCTCCACTTCTCTGCGCTCCTGGAACTGGTGTGGTTGAGATCAGACGTCCCGCCCTCCCACCTCCGCCTGACCCTTGATCACCCAAAGACTCCAGCCCCGGATGCCCACTCACTTTATGTTGCAGCTGGAGTTGTTCTAGAATTGGACCCTGAGTCGAAGAGTTAATTGGTATGTCCCAAAGACTGGCCTCACCGCCTGCAGAGGGCAAAGGCAGCTGCAGAAAGGAGCAGACCCCCAGGACCCCACCCATCCACCCCGGACTGCTGGGGGATGAGGGGAGGGGATGTCAAGATTCAGGACACGGCCGAGCAGGGAACTCACTGGCCACAGACCTGACTGTGATGAGGCTGAGGTATGTATGTCCCAGAGGGGGCCCGAGTCTGGCACGGACAAGGACCGATTCATCGTCGGGAGCAAGTTCTGGTCCCCACCCCTGAGAAGCAAAGAAGCACTGATGCTCAGCACCCTAAAGCCATCTCTGGTCGGCACCCCCACCCAGtgtgacacagacacagacacagacacacacacacacagccctggaACACAAAATAGCCCACAGACCTGGGGGGTTTGAGAGCTTGGAGCTGCTGCAGGAATGCggtgagctgctgctgctgcggtgGCGGCAGGTCCCCCAGAGCTGCCTTCTCCCGGAGAGCACACTGCGGGAGCTGGCGGCTGCTGAAATGCAGGCCGGCGTGAGGCAGGCAAGCCATGGGGCCGGCGCTGGCCCTACTGACAATCCCTGCTAAGCGCCCCGTACCTGCTGACCAGCTGAAGAAACtgctggtgctgcagctgctggtacAAGGCCGCTGCCGCGAGTTCCTGTTGCTTCTTCAGTCGCTCCTGGTCCATGTTTCCCTGAGAGAGGGTGAGAGTACCCCTGCGGCTTTGACCTTGTCTTGCTGGGCACCACCCACTGCCATCCATCAGGCTCCTGCCTCCCATCCCTGTTCCGCACCAAGGGGGGGGACACTCCACTCACCAGCAGTGGGGGTGGTGAGGGCCCCGGGGCAAAGGGCACACGACCCCACATCTTGATCACCTCACCCAGTGGCTGGAAGCCCTCATCACAGCCCCGCTTCACAAGCAGGGCCATGGAGAAGTAGCCGGCCTGGAACCACTCTGCCATCTCCTGTGTCGTGAAGGGGCCTGGACCAAGGGAAGGGGCCTGTGGTCAGAAAGGCATGCCTGAGGTGCCCTCAATGAGAATGGTGCTGTCCCAGTGCCCCGGCAGCCCCTCCTGCATGCCCCGGTCCCCATGGCACCTTGGATCTCCCCCTGTGGGTCCTTGTAGAACCACTTCCGGGCTGCGCCGTGGCTGAGGGGGAGGGCCGTGGCAGCTGCCGAGTGGCGCAGGCCCTGGGCCTGTATGGCAGCTGTGAactgctcctcctccagggagctgTCCTGCAGGGAGGCCACGAGCTTCTCTGCCTCCTgggagcccagggagagagggaagtcTCAACCGTCCAATCCCAGCAACATTAGGACAGGACTGGGGCTAAGGTGGGGTGGGGCCAAGAGGTCAGCTTCTGGACACAGCGGGACAGATGGGAAGAGCTTGGAACCGGGGCAAGGAAAGATGGAACAAAGACCCTGTTCCTGCTAGGGAAGGCTCTCTGGAGCCTTCTCAgcaacgcccccccccccgcccccacctgctgcaggtgctTCAAGCCTTCATCATCTTCCAGATCTCCTGGAGGGCCAGGGGGTGAGCCCACACCAGGACTCAGCTGCATACCCCTCGTGTCGTCTCCTAGGAGGAACAAAGAGGGGAAGGTGGGATAAGCAAGTCCAGAGAGGGGGGAGCAACAGCCCCCTACCACTCTTATTCCAGAAAAGGGGGCTCTAATCCTGCTCCCCACAAACAGCCCTTGGTCCCCCTTCCCACAGGGAAGGGGAGCATTTTCCCCACCAGGCCCAGGCTCTAGGGAAAGGGCGGCCCCACCCTCTGGCTACCTTCAGCGGCTGGCAGGTCTTTGTCCACAGCATCATCGCCCTCCCCGTTAGCTCCCCAGAGCGGGCCCAAGGTgggcagtggggatggggagcTGGACTGCTCATCCTGAGGAGGCAGGGGGGTCAGTTCCTTCGTGCCTGAAAGGGAAGGGTAACAACAAGAATTCAAAACCGAAACACTGGAAAGCCTTCACATCGATTTAGCATGAACCCTTCGTTTTCGGCCAGAAGGGCCTCTGAGTGGTGTCCATCCATGTAACTTTGGTCAACACGACGAACGCCAGGGGAACGAACACTGTGAAGCCCGCTCCGCACACCCCCTCTTTCGCCCCTACGGTCATGGACGCGCATCCACATCACGCCGCCACTGACTCAGCACCGTGTTCTACAGGGTCCTTCAGGGACTTCTGAGGGTCATTCCGATTGTCTTGATTTTTATCTGACACTGAGCCTTCTTGACACAGCCGTGCTGCTTCCAGGCTCCTCTCCACACTGGGTCAGCACCCGCTTTTCTCCCGCTGCCCATGGACCTGACCCAAGGCACAAACCCGCAGGCTCACCTGCCTcaggcccctcctcctccagcccttccggcggctcttcctcttcctcctccagcccctggaagTCGAGCTCCTGCTCCTCAGGAATAGGGTCCTTGGGGCCCTTCTGTGTGGGTTGGGGATACAAGGAGGAGGTGAGGGGCAGAGGACAACGAGCGCagggaggaccccccccccccccgaggcaGGATCCCACTGACCTCTGAggaacccccacccccgccagatACCTTGAGGGGCAAGAAGGCCCCGGAGGCGTCGAAGGTGCCCATTTCTTCATCTTCGTCGTCCAGGCACCACTCCGGGAGCCCGTCCTTGTCATCATCAAAGCCGTCGGGCCCTCGGCACCTCCGGAGGTGAgagctgcctcccccaccccgcccctcctcTTCACCACACCCGCCTCGATCCCCTCGCAAATCAAATTCAAACTTTCGACGCCGGTCCCCATGTTCCCGCCAGCCAGCCGAGCGGGGGCCGCCATCTGGATCAGAAAAGTCGGAGAAGGAGAATCAGTATGCCGGTCAAGTCAGGGTCTCCCCTCCTCTGCTGCCCACCAGGACCCCGTGACACAGCTGGCATTTCTGGGACTGCTGGCCCACCTGCCCCGCTCCAGATCTCTCTGCTCCCTGGGCCTGGCTACGGGTGTCCTCCCTCGGAAGTGCTCACGGCCCCCCCGGCCCCAATCTCACCAGGGCTGGCTGAGCGCCAGCGGTCGCCATCTCGCCGGGGTCCTGCCCCGAGTCTCCAGctgccctcttcctcttcctcttgctcCTCCCGGAGAGAACGCCAGTTCTCGCTATCTGAGCGGGCATGCTCCTTCCTcgggccagcccctccctcctcaaaCCCGGATCGTGCTTGGGGTAGGGGAAGACACAGTCAGCAGATGGCAGCCACGGTCCCTGCGAGACTCCTACTATGCACCTTGCCACGCTCCAGGCCCCCTGGCCCCCTGCCTCCCCTAGGAAACATCTCCCACCTGGGGTCACCCCCTTCAGACCTCCCCCAACTCTCAATGACCTCGGGCCCTTGCCACCACCCTCGCCACTCTCCATACCTCCATCCCTCCTGGCTGACTTCTCAAACCGCCTCTCGCCTCTGCAGAAGGAAAGGTGCAGATCAGAGGACAATTCCCTCCCTGACTTCCAGGGGCTCTGCTCACCTTGTCCATTCTGCCCTGAGAGGAGGGGGTGCAGGGGGAGGAAAACTGGGCTTGGGAGGGAGCCCAATCGGGTGCACGGATAATCGGAAGGAAGAGGGTGGGGCCACAGGGGATCAGAGGGCATGGAGAGAGCTCTCTGACCTGGGCTAATGAGTGGGTCTCCCGGTGCCCTCTGATGACAGAGTACCAAGCCTCCCTCCATGGGACCCTGGCCCTAACCCTGGggcctctctctgctctgcctctATGCCACCTGCTTCCAGTCTGCACCTGTCATCCCAACTCTGGCTACGCTGGATCTCCCGGGGGTTTCGGCCAAAGGTCCCATCGCCTTCTTCAATGCTTCTTTGGTAAAAGCAACTGTCACCACGGCCTCGGCCTGGAGAAGGAACGAGATGCACGTGGGAAACCTGCTGGTTCCCCTCTCCGAGTCCTCAAGACCACAGGCCCCACCTCTGCCCGCCGCAGAACATGGCATCACCGCCCTCTACCTCGGCTCCGTGTGCTGCCCCTGCCACGGGAGGTGCCACCTAGGGGGGGACCAGCCCCTTTCCCCATCAGCCTCAGCACAGCCACACTGTTCACTGACAGGGAGAAGTTTCTCTGAGGAGGGAGCCAGGGGTGGGAGTGAGGACCCAAGCACCCGACCAGCCCCACCCCATCCAGAACCACAACCTCCACCACTTCCCTTCCCAACTTCACCCCCCGCTGAGGTGGAGACCCCACGcccacactgcagctgcccaggcctggccccaccTGCTCCTCCTCGGTCAGAGGCTCCAGCGCCAAGGGCTGCAGTGGCTCctcctgcagcacagcagcaaaCTCCTTGTCCTGCAGCTCATCAGGGACCTGCCAATGAGGGCAGGATGGTACTGTGTGGTACACATGCTCCTGAGCCCTCTCCACTGGCCGAGGCCTAGTGGGCAACTGGGCCACACACCCCTCACCGCCCCCTCACCTTGCTCTCCTTGACATAGAGGGCCAGCATCTCCTCTCGCCCGTAGCGATAGTCAGCCAGCTTGTATTTGGGCATGGcaggggacgggggtggggaggccaTACTGCTACCACTAGAAAGGGCCCTCAGCCTGGAAAAAGGACACGAGATGGAGAGAAACAGGAATCTGAGCAGTTCTGTTCTTCTCGGCTTCTCCACACCACCCAAAGCACATATGACTCACCACTCAGGCCCAAAGTTGAGGGTCTCTGCTGCCATCGTGGAGCTAGGTGTGTCCTAGAGGTCGCAGGGGGTGAGCAGGGGAGGGGGTACCTGGCGTTCACTCTCCAAACACCTGCGGAGGCATGGGGGACACTGGGCCTTGGGACAGCACGCCCGAAGAACCCAAGAGGATGAGGAACAGGTCCCCACCTAAGCGGGCACAGTAATGGGTTCTCTAAGGACTCACCCGAGCCAGCCACAGGCCACTCACACCATGAGTTAACCAAAGAGTCACGCTGGGGGGAAacctgggggagaggaggagacaggcagctacagccccTTCCACCTTCTGTAAGGGGATGCCCTCCCTCCGGCCCAGACTCACCTGGCAGCCTTGCCCAGGGAAGCAGGTAGGTCGGGGGCCAAGCTCTCTCAGGAAAAGGGCTGTGCTGGAGTGAACCAGGGTCCCCAAGCAACTGGATGTTGGTCTGACCAGAGCAGTGCCCAAGGAGGGACCTTCACATCTAGGCAAGATCCTTATGGAAAcatgaaaggaagaaacaggagTTAAATTAATGGTCAGACAGacctccctgcctccatccctcctcTGTCCTCGTGGAGCTGCGCACAGCAGCGGGTTATATGGAGCACAGGGGATCAGAGCCCCTGCATGTCCTCCCAGCAGGCCTCCCCAGCGGTCAGCTCACGCAGCAGAGCTGGCTGAGGTGCTGGAGGCATGGCTGAGAACGCCAGGCACCTCTCCATAGCTCAGCACTCTCGCCAAACACCCAGCATTCAGTAAAGGGGTGCCTGAGGAATGCCTGCATgttcagaacaaagaaaaaacacatacgAGGAAGCAAAACACCCACCTGACCCACGAATACTCTAGAAACAAAAAAGGCCAGTTATGAAAAGGGTTAGTAGTTTATCTGGAGCAAAATTACTTCTCTCCTGAAAAAACTCAGGTCTGGCTGCTCAGCAGCTAGAATCCAGAGACTCCGTTTGGGGCGAAATTCTGTACAAGGGGAGCAGGGGGGCTCTATTCCAGGGCCGGAGGTGAGATACACACTGAAGGCTGAGGGCAGGCAAGTCCGGCCAGTGTGCCCAGCGCTCATCTACCAAGGAGGAATCAACACCCAGGCCCCTTCCCTGGGGTCAGGAAGAGCCAGAGCTTCAGTACAAAGAACCAAGAAGGGAACAGTGGCATTACAACACAAGCGAGGAGGAAGGTGCCCTTACCATAAAGCAGAAAGATCAGACTTACTGAGGCTGACAGAAATGGCGACGGCAGCAGTGACCTGCCCCTCTAAGGAACAGTAGAGGCGGCTCTTGGGAGGTGGCTCATCCCTGGTGGTTCCGAGCAGAGGGTGGGAGGGCTTCCCTCACTGGCTGGGGCGGAGGCTGGACTGGAGCGCCTCCCCAGTTCCCATCAACTCCAAGActctgggaaggaaggagggacaaGGGTTTCCACcagagaggcccagagaaggcGGCTCCCACCAGTAGGTGCAGACCAGAGGATGAAGCAAACGCCCCCACTCCCAGACCCCTAGAGCTTCTGGGGCCATCGAGATGCCCTCCCCCAGCAGGGGCAGCTCTTCTACAACAGTCTCAGCTGGACACCTCTGGAGATGGAGCCCGCCACTGCGGACACGGCTGTCAGAGGAGACAAGCCTGGTGCAAAGCTCTTCTTGCCACTGAATTCAAGTAGGCCTCCCAGAACAGTGGAGTAAGGTTAATTCTTTCTAAGCTACAACCCTCACATAATCCGACCAAtaaatgaatcttgaaaacatcagCCAAGTAAAATAcaccagtcacaaaagaacaaatattagaTAACTCCTCTTACGTGAGATTCCTAGGGGAGTCAAATTCAGAGGGAAGTAGACAGTGGGTGCCAGGGCTGTGGGCAAGGAGAGCGGAGATGTTTAATAGGGATCGAGTTTCAAGTGAAATGGGAAGGTAAAAAAGTTCTGCAGATGGGGTGGATGGCTACACAacgtgaatcttttttttttttttccttctctttttagggccacacctgcagcatatgaagttcctgggatgggatcaaatcagagtggcagctgctggcctacactacagccacagtgatgccagatacaagccacatctgtgacctacgctgcagcttttggcaatgccagacccctaacctactgagtgaggccagggatcaaacccacatcctcatggataccagtcgggttcataacctgctgagctacaacagaatcTCCataatgtgaatgtatttaatgttgctgaattgtGTCCTTAAAAACAGCTAAAACAGGGAGTCTCCACcatggcacattgggttaagaatctggctgtaggagttcccaatgtggctcagtggaaacgaatctgaccagtatccatgaggatgcaggtttgactcctggccttgctcagtgggttaagatctggtgttgccatgagctgtggtataggtcacaaacgtggctgggatcccatgttgctgtggctgtggcgtaggctggcagctgcagctccaatttgacccctagcctgggaacttccatataccgcaggagtggccctaaaaaaactaaaaatccgTCTGTAGCAGCTTGAGTagctgtggcagcacaggtttgatccctggcccggcacagtgggttaaaggatctggcactgtgatGAGCTAtagtagatcacagctgtggctcaaattcaatccctggcctgggaacttccatattccatgggcgCAACCATGGAAAAAAAGGGCGGGGGTTAAAATGGTATACATTATATTTTAGCACCactgaaaaaaagatttaagaaaaagaagacacgTGGGGAGAGCTGCTGCATACCTAAGTCACTCCCACTCCAAGAAAAACAGCCCGCTTCCTTCAAACAAACTTAGGAGAGGCTGTTCTGAGTCTTCCAGTTCACCTCAGAAGAGCCCCATCTTCTAAATGGACAGGACGGAAGGGTCCTGTGGGCATGGAAAGCCGctgtggggcagggggacagagaggggaCGACTCACCCTCCCACCCTTCCAGGGAGTGCCAAAGGCGGCTAGCCGCCAGGGGCTTTCCGCTTCCGGCCGTCACCTTCTGTCCTGGTCGTACTGAGGAAATGTGGCTGGCTGGCTCCGGTGTGAGAAGCAGGGAGACTGCGGAGGTGAGAGGGAGCAGAGGAGCAGTAGGTAAGAAAGAGCTCGGCCAGAGGACTGGGTCCCGGAACCTGGTGGCTGCCAGGCTCTTCCACAGGCTGTGAGCAGCACACACACACTAGGGCTTCTAGTGCTCCAAAGAGGCATGCATCTTTTCCACCTGTTTCCTCAAAGCCAGCAGTTCTCAACTGGGGCAGCTGTGCTTCCCATGGCACACCTGGCAACAGCTGGTGGGTGTGACTGGGAAACACTACTGGCACCTCATGATAAGCAGAGACCAGGGATGCTATTAAACATCCTCCAATGCACAGGACAACCCCCAggacaaagaattatctggcccccgAATCCCGACAGTGGTCGAGTTAAGTAACCCCCTGCACCCCTTGGGCAGAGGGGAACGCCTACAGTCTGCTTATGTGGAAGAATGGAAGAcaagagaaacaaaactgactccAGCTCATTCTCCCCTCTGAAGAACAAGGAAATCATTCCCTAATTACACTGTCCCATAAGAGAAATCTGAAATCCTGCCAGGAGGGAAGTCCttgagaaaaggtaaaaaaaaaattgtcttaagtTTCTCTATTACCAACTCTCAACGCCCAGGGTTCTGATCTCTTTCCAATGAAGGAAAAGAGCGGGAGGTGGCAGGCAGGGAACTGGGGACGGTATCCCTTCCGGGCTACCTGGTGGTGTgcttagccccccccccccagccctacCCGCTTCATCTACCCATTCTCCCCCAGGCAGTCTCCTCCTTCTCTAGCCTCTGTATACTCTCACTCCCCTGGCATCTGAATTATTGCTACTAGAAGACTGCCCCCTGCTGGAATCGAGGGGAGAAGACACACACTGGTCCTGGGTGCTCACAACAGGCTTGAGGGAACAGGAGGGGAGCCTGCTCTCTGGGGTTCAGAAATCACAGAAGGAAAAGATCCAGAGAATAGGCAGTCCCAGTACAAACTAAGTTAAGAACATTCCATCACCCCTAAAATTAGCCCAGATCCAGAGCAATGTGCCTTGGCACAGGAAGGCACCACTGTCAAGAGAAGTAGAATCCCAAATTCCCCAACATTTGAGCAACCGCCCAGCCCCAAGCCTGTTGGAGGTTTCTCTGCCCTTTCTCAGGATGGAAAGACTCTCTGCCACGCATGGTCCGAGGTCGGGTGAGAACTCTGAGGCTTAAAAAGGGGTGCAAGCCTGTGTTTCTCCCTGCTGGTCAGTTATCCCGGCTCTGCTCTCTGAGCCATCAGGACCACACCCAGTGGCATGTCTAGCAGTTAacagttttcaaagcactttcacacTTTACCTCATTTGATCCTTCTGCCCACTTGCCCAGACCTGGGCTCCAGTCAGGGAAAACAGGGAAGGGAGCCTCAGCTGCCCCAACAGACCTTGATGTCCCAGACACCAGAGCCAGCCTGGAGAAGGGGCTCATGTGTACCCACAACCACCCCAAACTCACAGGCACACTTTGTGACTTTGAAACCATTTTTAATTCCTTACTAGACTACTAAAAATCCTGCCCAGAGCCACCTCTTCTCACCTCCTCTGCTCTAAAGCGgggctatttctgttttttggggttttttcccccatccCAAACTCCAACCACAGATGTAAAAGCTGGGGCAAACTGGGGTCCTTTAATCCACCAAACCACACACAATACTGACGCATCCATTGGCTGAGAAAACCAGGCCAAGAGTCTTAGAACACAACTCATTTGGCTGTAATCGCCATATGGGACCCTCAAGGCCCCTGGACCCCAGGCCATGGTAGCAACACAAAGCCCAGATCTGCCCCAACTCTGCCCAATGACACACCACCTAGAAAAAACTGAGGCGGGAGTAAGGGTGAGTGGCTCGGACTGCAGGAGTGCACAAGGAACGGTATGCTTGAAGGAGCCAGAGAGAAAACTCACCCTGAGAGCAGCAAAAGGGACCAGCCTGTTGGTACTGATGGTGTTTCAGGTGCAAGGCCAAAGGGCAGGGGCTAAATTGCAAGTGCACATCAGCTCTCAGGGGCAGAGAGATTGTAAAGGCTGATCTTTGGAAAAGCAGCAATGAGAAGCAAGACAGGAGACTGGGTGGATGGAGGAAAGAGCCGGCCAACAAGTACTAGTTGGGCATCTACCTTTCAGGGTCAGGCCGGGCCCTACGATGGACCAGACCTGGAAGCTTACTGGAAATTACAGTAATGACTGGGTAAGATATGAGCCATGAGGATCTTTTTGAAGTGAACTTGAggggaacaaaataaaaaggcaaagtgTGAGGGGCCGTGGCTGGAGAGCTGCTGGATCAGGGGAGATGTGCTGGGAAGGGCCCAGCCTGCTAACAGGAAAGACTAAGGTGTTTCACAAGCCCAGGCAGCCAGGAGGAAGGAGACCCCAATGACCAAGCACTAACGTCGCCTGCTGAAAGGAAATTTAAGCGAAGACCCAGCCGAGGTGCTTTGGTTAAGAAAAAAGGCTTCCACGTTAGCCAAAGTCATGGAACGCTTGGACTTCAAGACCTGCAGGGCCCAGCTAATTTCGATAAGAAGCCAGAGGCACGTTGGGGGCAATCTCCGGGCAGCACCGGGCATTAGGGTCCGGGCCCCCGGCGGAGACTGCgggcggggggaggtggggagcccGGGCCGAGCTTCCGAGGGGCAGGACGACGACCGTTAGGAGCGCGGGGGTGGGAAGGAGGCGGCCCGGCCGGGGAGGACGGCGTGCCCTTCAGAGAGGGGGCGCCAGGTGCGTGGGGCGCGGGCGGCCGCCCCCGGGAGCGAGCCGGCCTCTCCTGGGGCGGCGCGGGGGGCCTGGCCCGCGCGGGGGGAGGGTCCGGCGGGGAGGGCCGGAGGGCGGGCGCACCCGGGGGCGGCGGCCTCgggaggaggcgggggagggTCCGTGCCGGCGGCCCGCGCTCCCGCTCAGCCTCTCGCAGGCTCGGCGCGGCCGCCTCGGCGTCGGGGGCGGGCCTTGGCCGGGGCCCGGCCGCCAGTCGGGGTCCCCGGGGCCGCCGAGCGCTTACCGCGGCTGGCGGGCTGCGCGAGGCTCCGGTCCCGGGGCGTTGGCGACGCGCGGCGGgccggggggcggcggcggcgggggagggggcgctggCGCTCCCGCGGCGGCCGCTCCTCTCTGTTTGTGTTTGTAGCAAGATGGCTGCCCGCCTCGCACCACGTGACGCGGACGCGGGGCCGCGGGgccgccccctccgcccccgccgccgccgcccccgcccccctccgcGGCTCCGGCCCGCTGCGATCCGTAAGGCCTGGCGCGCTCCCCGCGTGCCCGGCGGGCGGGGCCCGGACGCCCGCCGCCCCCGAACCCCCCCCCGGCACGTGACCCCGGAGCCCGGTTCCTCACGTGACACTGTCTGCTGCGGGCCGGGGGTGTCCCCGGGGCTGCCCGGGGACCCCCCCCGGCACGTGATGCGCGACCATCGCCGGCCCCCGGGCGGTTGGCTTCCTCCGGGAAGCCCGCCTGGATTGAAGGGGAACCCATACAACCCAGAGGTGTGTTCATCAGACATCTGGGACATATGAAATAACGGGGAACCTAATGCCTTAGAAACAATTCGAGGCAACGCTGGCTGGTGAGACCTGGAGTTTCTCTCTGGCTCCCCTGCCAACTAGCCACCTAGACGTCGAGGGCGTTGGACTTGACGCTTTCTGGCctcaatttctgttttatagttaGATATTGAagctctcctcccttcccaggcCCCCATTCCATGCCCTTCCCGGAGTgctcaaagaatgaaaagaaatgaatgcaaaAGGCTTTGAAAAGAGTGAAAGTACTATGCAAATATGAGAAGTAAATTGACACTTCCTTTGTTGAAAAAGGAGGTTTTCAAAAATgagttttctgattctttttgaACTTTTTAGGATAAAAGAGTTTGGTGtgtattttaaccattttctttGGAAGTTACCTCGCAGACTTTCTAACACAACCGATACCAAAAACAATATAATTCTCGGGACAGGGAAAGGTAAATTCAGACCTGGAGCTTGAGTCCCCTGTGTTGTGCCAAAACGGAGCACACAACTCCAAGGCTACCAGGAAGGGCCTTTGTTCTTGCACCGAGTAAACCCCAGGCTTCTATGCACTTGCAGTTTTAGTGTCTGCTTTTTTTCAATTCACTTGATTTTTCTTGCAGTCAGGATTCCTGCCTCTGTTGTCAGTGCAGCTGCTTGCTCACAGGCTGCAGAAAGCAGTTGTTTAAAGCGAGGGCTTGTGTACTGGTTCCATCCATTCctgtctgtggccttgggcaccTTTACTAATCTCTGAGTCTCTGGATTGCATGGTAGGTAAAGCACttaacacagtgcttggcacagagcaaGCACTCCATACTTGTTAGCTAGTAGGGGCTTCTGGGTCCATGATGTTCAGATTGTTAACCCTATATGAAAACAGATCAACATAATCCAATCTTGGGTCAAGTTCTTTACCTGGAATAGAGTTTTTAAGTTTATGACAGCTGGTTTTTCTTGCTtgaaagcttttgtttttttaactttcctaGATTGTGTCCTGGGCAGTTAAAGATAACAGCCGCCTATCTTCTGAAGGAATAAGATCTTAGCATGTTTTAATTGTTAATTAACAAATGTGAGATTGTAAATTATGGTGGAGAAATGGTAAAGGGGTAGGGGGAAAGGGGGCACTTCTGTGACGTGGAAGCAGTCAGGGACAGTGGTAGCCTATGCTGAGCTGGAAGGAAGGGCAGGATTTGGGTGGAAAAAAATGAGCATCAGCTTTAGAATTCTGACGGTCCAGGCTGATGGGAGAAGAGGACCTGGATTGCTCGTTGGGtgaaaaatgaagtaaaacttCAGTAAAGGGCTTTGAATGCTCTCAggaaaatgtttttggttttttttttcattgtgcctggggcatgtggaagttcctgggccacagatcaaacccaagccacggcagtgacagcactgatccttaacccactaggccaccagggaactccaggaaaatgttTTTGATTGGAGAGTACCTACTAGATGCATTGTGTCAGGGAGAGCACGCTGGACTCCAGGGTAGAAGACTGGAGTTTCCCAGGTACCAGTTTGTGGTCCTGGTCAAGTAATTTCCCCCGACCATAAAGTGGGAATGCCTCTGTTGATGATGACACTGTGGAAA includes:
- the GIGYF1 gene encoding GRB10-interacting GYF protein 1 isoform X4 → MAAETLNFGPEWLRALSSGSSMASPPPSPAMPKYKLADYRYGREEMLALYVKESKVPDELQDKEFAAVLQEEPLQPLALEPLTEEEQRNFSLSVNSVAVLRLMGKGAGPPLGGTSRGRGSTRSRGRGRGDSCFYQRSIEEGDGTFGRNPREIQRSQSWDDRGERRFEKSARRDGARSGFEEGGAGPRKEHARSDSENWRSLREEQEEEEEGSWRLGAGPRRDGDRWRSASPDGGPRSAGWREHGDRRRKFEFDLRGDRGGCGEEEGRGGGGSSHLRRCRGPDGFDDDKDGLPEWCLDDEDEEMGTFDASGAFLPLKKGPKDPIPEEQELDFQGLEEEEEEPPEGLEEEGPEAGTKELTPLPPQDEQSSSPSPLPTLGPLWGANGEGDDAVDKDLPAAEGDDTRGMQLSPGVGSPPGPPGDLEDDEGLKHLQQEAEKLVASLQDSSLEEEQFTAAIQAQGLRHSAAATALPLSHGAARKWFYKDPQGEIQGPFTTQEMAEWFQAGYFSMALLVKRGCDEGFQPLGEVIKMWGRVPFAPGPSPPPLLGNMDQERLKKQQELAAAALYQQLQHQQFLQLVSSSRQLPQCALREKAALGDLPPPQQQQLTAFLQQLQALKPPRGGDQNLLPTMNRSLSVPDSGPLWDIHTSASSQSGGEASLWDIPINSSTQGPILEQLQLQHKFQERREVELRAKREEEERKRREEKRRQQQQEEQKRRQEEEELFRRKQVRQQELLLKLLQQQQAVAAVPTPPAPSSPPPLWAGLAKQGLSMKTLLELQLEGERQMHKQPPPREPSRAQAPNHRVQLGGLGTAPLNQWVSEAGPLWGGPDKSGGSSGLGLWEDTLKSSGSLARSLGLKNSRSSPSLSDSYSHLSGRPVRKKTEEEEKLLKLLQGIPRPQDGFTQWCEQMLHTLSTTGSLDVPMAVAILKEVESPYDVHDYIRSCLGDTLEAKEFAKQFLERRAKQKASQQRQQQQEAWLSSGSLQTAFQTNHSTKLGPGEGSKAKRRALMLHSDPSILGYSLHGPSGEIESVDDY
- the GIGYF1 gene encoding GRB10-interacting GYF protein 1 isoform X2; this encodes MAAETLNFGPEWLRALSSGSSMASPPPSPAMPKYKLADYRYGREEMLALYVKESKVPDELQDKEFAAVLQEEPLQPLALEPLTEEEQRNFSLSVNSVAVLRLMGKGAGPPLGGTSRGRGSTRSRGRGRGDSCFYQRSIEEGDGTFGRNPREIQRSQSWDDRGERRFEKSARRDGARSGFEEGGAGPRKEHARSDSENWRSLREEQEEEEEGSWRLGAGPRRDGDRWRSASPDGGPRSAGWREHGDRRRKFEFDLRGDRGGCGEEEGRGGGGSSHLRRCRGPDGFDDDKDGLPEWCLDDEDEEMGTFDASGAFLPLKKGPKDPIPEEQELDFQGLEEEEEEPPEGLEEEGPEAGTKELTPLPPQDEQSSSPSPLPTLGPLWGANGEGDDAVDKDLPAAEGDDTRGMQLSPGVGSPPGPPGDLEDDEGLKHLQQEAEKLVASLQDSSLEEEQFTAAIQAQGLRHSAAATALPLSHGAARKWFYKDPQGEIQGPFTTQEMAEWFQAGYFSMALLVKRGCDEGFQPLGEVIKMWGRVPFAPGPSPPPLLGNMDQERLKKQQELAAAALYQQLQHQQFLQLVSSSRQLPQCALREKAALGDLPPPQQQQLTAFLQQLQALKPPRGGDQNLLPTMNRSLSVPDSGPLWDIHTSASSQSGGEASLWDIPINSSTQGPILEQLQLQHKFQERREVELRAKREEEERKRREEKRRQQQQEEQKRRQEEEELFRRKQVRQQELLLKLLQQQQAVAAVPTPPAPSSPPPLWAGLAKQGLSMKTLLELQLEGERQMHKQPPPREPSRAQAPNHRVLGGLGTAPLNQWVSEAGPLWGGPDKSGGSSGLGLWEDTLKSSGSLARSLGLKNSRSSPSLSDSYSHLSGRPVRKKTEEEEKLLKLLQGIPRPQDGFTQWCEQMLHTLSTTGSLDVPMAVAILKEVESPYDVHDYIRSCLGDTLEAKEFAKQFLERRAKQKASQQRQQQQEAWLSSGSLQTAFQTNHSTKLGPGEGSKAKRRALMLHSDPSILGEFGGGAGEEAPSSVPGRSLGSRAQTQLPPASGYSLHGPSGEIESVDDY